A genomic window from Populus alba chromosome 19, ASM523922v2, whole genome shotgun sequence includes:
- the LOC118044225 gene encoding uncharacterized protein, protein MAAALSFPCALDTATKQFHLLSSVLSGIIACRIVYKLTAFVSRLHFKGYGKLTDAQKVEWNNRGFSTFHALFVASASLYLLLLSGLFYEDSRDELVVNRTSTLSNSTLGISIGYFLSDLAMILFHFPALGGLEYLLHHGLSMFSIILALLSGQAQIYILMVLFSEITTPFVNLRWYLDVAGQKSSKLYIWNGVLLFMGWLVARILLFIFFFSHIFIHFDQVKQIFPLGFYSILVIPGTLAVMNVLWFWKIVKGLMKTLSKARHGQ, encoded by the exons ATGGCGGCGGCCTTGTCTTTTCCTTGTGCACTTGACACTGCAACCAAACAATTTCATCTGCTGTCTTCCGTCTTGTCTGGCATCATTGCCTGCAGAATT GTTTACAAGCTAACAGCTTTTGTTAGCCGTTTGCACTTCAAAGGTTATGGGAAACTAACTGATGCGCAGAAAGTTGAATGGAATAACCG AGGGTTCTCGACATTTCATGCTCTCTTTGTTGCATCAGCTTCTCTATACCTCCTGCTGTTATCGGGTCTTTTTTATGAGGATTCTAGAGATGAATTAGTTGTTAATAGAACCTCTACTTTATCAAACTCCACATTGGGG ATATCCATTGGCTATTTTCTGTCAGATCTGGCGATGATTCTATTTCATTTTCCAGCATTAGGTGGTCTGGAGTAT CTTTTGCACCATGGACTATCCATGTTCTCCATAATCCTCGCCCTCCTAAGTGGTCAAGCACAGATTTACATACTAATGGTTCTCTTTTCTGAGATCACAACTCCCTTTGTAAATTTGAGATG GTATTTGGACGTTGCTGGTCAGAAGAGCTCTAAATTGTACATTTGGAATGGAGTTTTATTGTTCATGGGGTGGCTG GTTGCAAGGATTCttttgttcatcttcttcttcagccacatttttattcattttgatcAG GTCAAGCAAATATTTCCATTGGGCTTCTATAGCATTCTTGTGATACCTGGGACATTGGCAGTGATGAATGTGTTATGGTTTTGGAAGATAGTGAAAGGTTTGATGAAAACCTTGTCTAAAGCTAGACATGGTCAGTGA
- the LOC118044223 gene encoding calcium uniporter protein 6, mitochondrial isoform X3 codes for MWSRLWSSSASGVLKRTLLAANTKSLLTSPRCITRTIASSAYSSCFSGRGGAAAATPFCSKITSFCFSSIIDADANDNDSSPSSNNSKNDSNKNVLITCAEARRLMRLVNVEALKMKLGLETKEIIPYSDLLEACQSMGIARSYDEAVTFARVLDDAGVVFLFGDKVYLHPDKVVYLIRRAVPLALTPEDDPAREELKILQGKKEEIDVLAHKQPVA; via the exons atgtgGAGCAGATTATGGTCCTCCTCTGCCTCTGGGGTTTTGAAGCGCACCCTATTGGCGGCCAACACTAAATCCCTTTTAACATCACCGCGATGCATCACCAGGACTATTGCTTCCTCTGCCTATTCTTCGTGTTTTTCTGGTAGAGGAGGAGCTGCTGCTGCAACACCATTTTGCAGCAAAATCacatccttttgtttttcttccattaTCGATGCTGATGCTAATGATAATGATTCTTCACCCTCCTctaataatagtaaaaatgatagtaataaaaatgttttgataACATGTGCGGAAGCGAGGAGGCTGATGAGACTGGTGAATGTGGAGGCTCTAAAGATGAAGCTTGGCTTGGAAACCAAGGAAATTATCCCATACTCAGACCTCCTTGAAGCCTGCCAGAGCATGGGTATTGCCAGATCTTATGATGAAGCCGTTACTTTTGCTCGTGTCCTTGACGATGCTGGTGTCGTCTTTCTCTTCGGTGACAAAGTCTATCTTCATCCTGATAAG GTGGTATATCTGATTAGAAGAGCAGTGCCGCTTGCTCTAACTCCTGAGGACGACCCTGCAAGAGAGGAGCTAAAGATACTTCaggggaagaaagaagaaattgatGTGCTGGCACATAAGCAG CCGGTAGCATAG
- the LOC118044223 gene encoding calcium uniporter protein 6, mitochondrial isoform X1 translates to MWSRLWSSSASGVLKRTLLAANTKSLLTSPRCITRTIASSAYSSCFSGRGGAAAATPFCSKITSFCFSSIIDADANDNDSSPSSNNSKNDSNKNVLITCAEARRLMRLVNVEALKMKLGLETKEIIPYSDLLEACQSMGIARSYDEAVTFARVLDDAGVVFLFGDKVYLHPDKVVYLIRRAVPLALTPEDDPAREELKILQGKKEEIDVLAHKQVRRILYSGLCLALLQVGLFFRLTFWEFSWDVMEPIAFFGTAGSIVIGYAYFLITARDPTYQDLMKRLFLSRQRKLFKKLNFDVERFKELQLKLKSPLDATASIKKRAGMELELDDAIHKQ, encoded by the exons atgtgGAGCAGATTATGGTCCTCCTCTGCCTCTGGGGTTTTGAAGCGCACCCTATTGGCGGCCAACACTAAATCCCTTTTAACATCACCGCGATGCATCACCAGGACTATTGCTTCCTCTGCCTATTCTTCGTGTTTTTCTGGTAGAGGAGGAGCTGCTGCTGCAACACCATTTTGCAGCAAAATCacatccttttgtttttcttccattaTCGATGCTGATGCTAATGATAATGATTCTTCACCCTCCTctaataatagtaaaaatgatagtaataaaaatgttttgataACATGTGCGGAAGCGAGGAGGCTGATGAGACTGGTGAATGTGGAGGCTCTAAAGATGAAGCTTGGCTTGGAAACCAAGGAAATTATCCCATACTCAGACCTCCTTGAAGCCTGCCAGAGCATGGGTATTGCCAGATCTTATGATGAAGCCGTTACTTTTGCTCGTGTCCTTGACGATGCTGGTGTCGTCTTTCTCTTCGGTGACAAAGTCTATCTTCATCCTGATAAG GTGGTATATCTGATTAGAAGAGCAGTGCCGCTTGCTCTAACTCCTGAGGACGACCCTGCAAGAGAGGAGCTAAAGATACTTCaggggaagaaagaagaaattgatGTGCTGGCACATAAGCAGGTTCGCCGCATCCTTTATAGTGGGTTGTGTTTAGCTTTATTACAGGTTGGGCTGTTTTTCCGGCTAACATTTTGGGAATTTTCATGGGATGTAATGGAACCTATAGCTTTTTTTGGCACAGCCGGTAGCATAGTCATAGGTTATGCATACTTCCTGATCACTGCAAGAGATCCAACTTACCAAGACCTGATGAAGAGGCTATTTCTCTCAAGGCAAAGGAAGTTGTTCAAGAAGCTGAATTTTGATGTTGAGAGATTTAAGGAGCTACAACTTAAATTGAAATCACCTCTGGATGCCACTGCCTCTATTAAAAAACGTGCAGGGATGGAACTGGAACTGGATGATGCAATACACAAGCAATAa
- the LOC118044223 gene encoding calcium uniporter protein 6, mitochondrial isoform X2, with amino-acid sequence MWSRLWSSSASGVLKRTLLAANTKSLLTSPRCITRTIASSAYSSCFSGRGGAAAATPFCSKITSFCFSSIIDADANDNDSSPSSNNSKNDSNKNVLITCAEARRLMRLVNVEALKMKLGLETKEIIPYSDLLEACQSMGIARSYDEAVTFARVLDDAGVVFLFGDKVYLHPDKVVYLIRRAVPLALTPEDDPAREELKILQGKKEEIDVLAHKQLFLAQPVA; translated from the exons atgtgGAGCAGATTATGGTCCTCCTCTGCCTCTGGGGTTTTGAAGCGCACCCTATTGGCGGCCAACACTAAATCCCTTTTAACATCACCGCGATGCATCACCAGGACTATTGCTTCCTCTGCCTATTCTTCGTGTTTTTCTGGTAGAGGAGGAGCTGCTGCTGCAACACCATTTTGCAGCAAAATCacatccttttgtttttcttccattaTCGATGCTGATGCTAATGATAATGATTCTTCACCCTCCTctaataatagtaaaaatgatagtaataaaaatgttttgataACATGTGCGGAAGCGAGGAGGCTGATGAGACTGGTGAATGTGGAGGCTCTAAAGATGAAGCTTGGCTTGGAAACCAAGGAAATTATCCCATACTCAGACCTCCTTGAAGCCTGCCAGAGCATGGGTATTGCCAGATCTTATGATGAAGCCGTTACTTTTGCTCGTGTCCTTGACGATGCTGGTGTCGTCTTTCTCTTCGGTGACAAAGTCTATCTTCATCCTGATAAG GTGGTATATCTGATTAGAAGAGCAGTGCCGCTTGCTCTAACTCCTGAGGACGACCCTGCAAGAGAGGAGCTAAAGATACTTCaggggaagaaagaagaaattgatGTGCTGGCACATAAGCAG CTTTTTTTGGCACAGCCGGTAGCATAG